In Campylobacter sp. RM16187, the DNA window ATAGATTTTTCATTAGGAAGCAAAAGTTACAACTTTAACATATATTTGTTTAACAATTCCGCACTAAAACTTCCTTATGTTGCTTTGGCTGTCTATCTTATGCTTACAAAAAGTCGTATCGGAAAAAGAAAAACTACTGTTAAAAATTTTCATATGTTAGTAAACGGTCAAGATATTATATCTGATAATTCTATATCACTACCAAAAGAGTATACAAAAATTTTTGATGTCAAAGAGTTTTTAGGTAATATCAAAATTGAATTAGCTACACCACTTAAATTAAAAAGAAATAATAAAATTTTATATCCTGATGACCTTATTTTAGACGATATCATTCAATCAATATGTAGAAAATGTAATGAAATATTTAAATGCAATAAATTTGAACATTTTAAAACAAACATTGAAGTAGTAAGCAA includes these proteins:
- the cas6 gene encoding CRISPR system precrRNA processing endoribonuclease RAMP protein Cas6; its protein translation is MLIQYSKISVLFDINEDAPFFIGLYIYKKFARFLKEVCCIKQKFKLNSCECLYCQFFEHKKNYRDFRIDFSLGSKSYNFNIYLFNNSALKLPYVALAVYLMLTKSRIGKRKTTVKNFHMLVNGQDIISDNSISLPKEYTKIFDVKEFLGNIKIELATPLKLKRNNKILYPDDLILDDIIQSICRKCNEIFKCNKFEHFKTNIEVVSKNLYYKNIIKKQSVRDSGMNFSGIMGYLSIKNVDIKTYEILKLGELLGVGKNCTFGLGKIVIKEDNE